The sequence below is a genomic window from Flavobacteriales bacterium.
TCCTGGTGCACCACCTTACCCAACATATCAATGATCTCGATGGTCACCGATTCATTGTATCTGAAGGGTGCCTGTATCAGCATCCTTCCGTTGTTGGGGTTGGGAAACAGTACCAGTTCCCGGCTGTCCGTCGGCTCATCAACAGAAACCATGGCTGCCGCCGTACAGCGATGGATGGTTCGAACCGTCATTTCTGCCAGTCCGGATTTGAATCCGGGTTTCAGCACCACCCGGTCCTGAGCAACCACCGTGAAGTTCCGGTAACCCGAAGTTCCGGTCAGAATTGTCTGATCCAGTTCCTGGACGGCTTCCGGTTCTCTGAATGAAGCAACGGTCAATTGTCGCTCATTCAATCTTCTGGCGTTATTCCGGGTGCTGGTTCCTGCGACCTTTAATAATCCGGGAAAGTTGATATCGGGATTAGAAAATACCTTCTTGACATCGGATCCGGAAACCTTGGACATAATTGTTTGGATCTTGTCCACCGAGTTGTTCATTCCACGGGCATACGGTGCATAATCCGGATCGGTGTCCTGATGCTGGCAACCATAGATGTGCGCCAGTTCGTGTTCTCCGGTCTTTTTACTTAGTGCAACTGCCCAGTCGGCACAGGCATAGGCTTTAGATGCACCGGCGTTCACATAGGCATATCCCCAATTACTGATTTTAGGACTATTCATGATGTCTTTATCTACAAGGAGCAGGTTCACATCCGCCCGAACAATGTCTCTGATGGTTTTTATCCGCGAAACATCATGAAATTCATTCCTCATGTCCTCCATGGATTTACCATTTTCATTAAGGGTTACAGGAACGATTGCAGCAAGACGGAATTCATGATTCACCTCGCTGTTGTTCATGGCCACATTCATGGACTCAATCAACCGGTTGACATAAATCTCGATGTCTGGTGTGATACTTTCGTTCATGATTTCATTAGCAGCGGAGGATGTATAGGCGACCAGTACCCGCACGTCGCAGTTTCCGTCGCTGGCCATGATCCGCTCTCCAATAAATGACCTGCCGTTCAAGGCTTCCAGATCGATGTCTGAAACACCCACGGTACACTCGTTATATTCTTCCGGAGCGGTTTCCTGGCCTATGGATGCGATCGGTATGGTGAGCGACAGCAAGGCCAGGAACCTCAGCTTTAGTGTTGTCTTCATGAGCTTTTTTCTAAGGAATATTAGCGGGAAAGTTCGGCCTTCAAGGCGGCGTTCTCAGCTTTGACTTCTTCAAGAGACTTGTTGAGCTCGATCATGTAGAGGGTGAGTTCTTCCACTTTCCTCAAAAGTTGATGTTGCATCTCACCCACAGCAACGCCTGATTCAACCACTTCGGTAGCGCTGGGGATCTCAGGAAGATGATTGTTTTCCTTGATAAAAGATTCCACCTCATTAAGCGGTTTCAGTTTGTAGTCATCCGCAAAAACATAGTCAGGCCAGTCGCTAAGTTCCACAACGATTTCTTTGGAGCGGATCTTTCCATTCACCGCCAGACGATAATCTGCATTCACTCCATCCAGGTTGCGGGTTCCTATGCCCACGTTATCGGTTCCGAGAACCATAATGTTGGTATTGTTGGTTCCGAAGAACATCCGGTCTTCTGAACCGTTCCAAAGGATGAAACCACCCTCACCGTTGTCTTCTTCCAGTACCAGGCGCGCGGCATTTACACTGTTGTTGTTATCGTCTTTGATCGTCATAACAGCATCCGGACCATCAAAGATTAGCTCTCTGGTGTTGAACCATAAGGTACTGTATTGCTTAATGGTCGTGGCACTCCATGTAGAGCCCACTCTCTTGCCTATAAGAAAGGCGTGGTAGTTTGCTGAATTGGCATACAGGGTAGCATTGCCAACGCCAAAACCGTACATGCTGGTGCTGCTGAGACGATTTCCATAAAGTGAGATCTTGTTGCCAAGGGTTTCATCGAAGTACAGTTCATCAGAATGCGTTGATTGAATGGCATCCGGACTGCTGGTCTTGTCGATTGCATCCGGCAGTTCAGTGTTCTGTTGTGCGTTGACAAAGATGGTTGTGCAAAGCAAGGCGGTAACGGAAAGGACTTGCTTACAGTGTTGAAATACTTTTTTCATCATTAATTGTTTTAAGTGAGTATTTGGTGTGCACAACCTAATGTCAGAAACCGGTAAGATGTCAATAAGAAAAGTGCCGATGATTTTTCAAATGCCTGATACATCAGGCTTCCCGATGGCCAAAAAAAATCCCGCTGCGATCACAGCGGGATTTTTTGCAGGTATATTTTTTAAGTACTCAGAATTGTGCTTTCATTGATAGGATAAAATTCCTTCCCGGAGCAACGATACCGGAACTGTAGGGCCGGTATCGTACATCGCCAAGGTTCTCGCAACCGGCGCTCACGGTGAAGTGATCGGTGATCTGATACATGGCCTTTGCGTTCAGGGTATACCATCCGGGAGAATAGGGGTTGCCATTCTCATCCATAGCATAGAGATAATCTTTGCCCTTTTCTTCTTCGGGCATATCCTCAAAAGCCCGTTTACCATTGTAGGAAGCTCCGACCATTAATGTCAGGTTGCCTTCAGCATAGGTGAGCCTGGTTGTACCGAACGATGGTGCCGCATGTCTTAGGGGGCTTAACGTACCATCTTCCAGTTCTTCCTCGCCCCTCTGAAAATTAAAGTGTGAGGAAATACCGAAACCCGATGGCAACTTCACTTCCAATCCAACCTGTATTCCGTATACCCTCGCCTCGGCCGCATTCTGGATGGCCTGTACCTGGCTGAGTGTTCCATCGTACATGATACTGTCCTGGCCATTCAGTGTATAATCCCTTCGTACCATGGCATTCTGCAGAAGGGTGGTGTATGCGGTCAGGTCCACCTTTACGGTTTTGCCAAACATCCGGGCGATCCCCAGGTCGGCGTTGTAGGCGTATTCTGCCTGTAAATCCGGATTGGGTATCACGACGGAACCGGGTTCTGAATCGAAGACCTTACCGGCATCATCCACATTGGGTGCACGGAAACCGGTGGCGCCATTCACGCTGATCATCCAGTTCTGCGAGGGTCGATACACCGCTCCGATACTTCCTGTCAATGCCTGGTTATCCATTTCGGCTTCAGCAAATGGGAAAGGGTAAAACGTGGTATCGAATTCCGCATCCATGGCATAGGTGTTGAAACGAACACCACCCTGCAGTGTGAAGCGGTCGGATATCGAAAACCGGTCTGTCAGATAAATAGCCATGGAAGACCAGGTAGCCTGAGGGTATCTGGAAGCACCCCTTTGGCTAATACCCGTAACAATGTTCTCATCTGTTCCTGATGAGGCCACATCATCGGAAACGAATTCTGCACCATAAAACATCAGGTGCTTTTCACCGCAGGATTTTTCAAAGTCCAGATTAACGGAAAGAGCATCCACCTTTTCCAAACGAATTTCCCGTTGGGGTTTGTTGAGGTCACGGGTGATCCGGCTCTCCTCGAAATATTGCTGGGCGAGGCGGACCGTCAATACATCATAGAATGCATTCTTATTGGTATGTGTGACGGTGAGGTTGTTCATCACCCATTTTTGCGGACCGTAATCCCATTCGCCGTAACGGGGCCAGCCATTCTTATACCGCACATGCCGGTCGTAACGGGCATAGGATGAAGTAGCGGAATAGTGGAAACCGTACTGCACGTCCCATTTGGCGTTGGGATGAAATCGCACCTTTTGCATCAGGTTGATCTGTTCATATCCTGACGGGCGTTGGATCAGTGGATTGTCATTGGTGAAGACCACATCGGTGCTGTCTACGCGTTGCACGTAGTAGTGCCTCAGGTATTCGTCGGGTCCATGACTGCCCATGCGGAGATCACCAAAATCATTGGAGGAAATGCTGGACGTCATGGCCCATTTTTTCCAACCGACGTTGACGTCGAAGTGCATGGTG
It includes:
- a CDS encoding TonB-dependent receptor; its protein translation is MWLSLTMACLTHAQVITIKDMKTGAPLELVTLMSEQPRAFAVTNAKGQADISAFKSSESIVIRRIDYQTLVTTYVTLELTPRVTLEAGQVSLDEVVVSANKSGQSQHDVPSRVITISSKEVAMQNPQTAADMLDISGEVFVQKSQLGGGSPMIRGFATNRLLYAVDGVRMNTAIFRSGNLQNVISLDPFATESTEILFGPGSVIYGSDAIGGVMSLQTLTPQLSYTDDVLVNGKAVARYSSANHENTMHFDVNVGWKKWAMTSSISSNDFGDLRMGSHGPDEYLRHYYVQRVDSTDVVFTNDNPLIQRPSGYEQINLMQKVRFHPNAKWDVQYGFHYSATSSYARYDRHVRYKNGWPRYGEWDYGPQKWVMNNLTVTHTNKNAFYDVLTVRLAQQYFEESRITRDLNKPQREIRLEKVDALSVNLDFEKSCGEKHLMFYGAEFVSDDVASSGTDENIVTGISQRGASRYPQATWSSMAIYLTDRFSISDRFTLQGGVRFNTYAMDAEFDTTFYPFPFAEAEMDNQALTGSIGAVYRPSQNWMISVNGATGFRAPNVDDAGKVFDSEPGSVVIPNPDLQAEYAYNADLGIARMFGKTVKVDLTAYTTLLQNAMVRRDYTLNGQDSIMYDGTLSQVQAIQNAAEARVYGIQVGLEVKLPSGFGISSHFNFQRGEEELEDGTLSPLRHAAPSFGTTRLTYAEGNLTLMVGASYNGKRAFEDMPEEEKGKDYLYAMDENGNPYSPGWYTLNAKAMYQITDHFTVSAGCENLGDVRYRPYSSGIVAPGRNFILSMKAQF